Below is a genomic region from Vitis riparia cultivar Riparia Gloire de Montpellier isolate 1030 chromosome 16, EGFV_Vit.rip_1.0, whole genome shotgun sequence.
CCCACTCAACTGGGAAATCTTTCCAACTTGCTTTCCCTTGACCTCAGCGGTAGTTATTATGAGTTGAATTCTGGGAACCTGGAGTGGCTTTCTCGTCTTTCTTCTTTAAGACTCCTTGACCTGAGTTCTGTCGACCTTAGTGAAGCCATCCACTGGTCACAAGCAATTAATAAACTCCCTTCTCTCATTCACTTGGATTTACAAAATTGTGGTCTCCCTCTCATCCCTCCACTCACCATTCCGTCTCTTTCCCATGTGAATTCCTCTGTCCCTCTTGTTTTCCTTGATCTCTCTTGGAATGATCTCACTTCTTCAATATACCCATGGCTGCTCAACTTTAGTACCACCCTCCTTCATCTTGATCTCTCTTTCAATGATTTAAACGGTTCGATTCCGGAATATGCTTTTGGGAACATGAGTTCCCTTGAATATCTTGATCTCTCTAGGAATTATCTCACTTCTTCAATATACCCATGGCCGCTCAACTTTAGTACCGCCCTCCTTCATCTTGATCTCTCTTTCAATGATTTAAACGGTTCGATCCCGGAATATGCTTTTGGGAACATGAGTTCCCTTGAATATCTTGATCTCTCTCGCAATCAAATGTGGGGCTCAATTCCAGATACAGTTGGGAAGATGGTTTTACTTTCACATCTTGATCTCTCTGACAATCAACTGTGGGGCTCAATTCCAGATACAGTTGGGAAGATGGTTTTACTTTCACATCTTGATCTCTCTTACAATCAACTGCAGGGCTCAATTCCAGACACAGTTGGGAAGATGGTCTTACTTTCACATCTTGATCTCTCTTGCAATCAACTGTAGGGCTCCATTCCAGATGCAGTTGGAAACATGGTTTCTCTTGAAAAACTCTATCTCTCTCAGAATCATCTTCAAGGTGAGATTCCAAAATCCTTGAGTAATTTATGTAACTTACAAGCATTTGGATCTGTTTCAACCAATTATTAATAATCAAATCATAATTTcaacattaaagaaaaaagaaattttaatcgCAAGTTATTAATGATCTGTTTCTCTCtttctaaaaaaactaaattactcTAATAAATGGGaaactctttctttcttgtCGTCAAAGCTTTTCACTTGAAGTTGTCTCATATGCAGATAATTTTtgtggaatattttgttttcatccattttttgcTCATCTCAAGTTAACTTCGTTTTCTTCTTAGTGGTTGATTTTATAGGATATTAAGTCTaacttcttttcttaataaaaggcTTTTTCtaagcaattaaaaaaaaactattgttattttctctattttaacaTAATCCAACTATAGGATAactaaaatatgattgaaaaatataaaataagagagaataattatattttaataatactCGATAagtaatatcaaatatttgattcACTTATTAGAAAGTAGTATTGATCTCCAACATCATGAGATTAACATcccaatgattttttttttatttgttaaaaattctTATCTTTCAAGGTACATTACAAAATTCCTTAAACACTTTAGCCCAATGATCTCatgttgttttgttttagttttttttcttcatttccagTCTTTTTTAAGGTCCTCCATAGCTTGGATTACACTTTGTGAGAATTTACTCAAAAAGTCATTAAGAATCAAGTCCtatcaagtttttaaaattgtaaaaatgaaaacttttatattaccattcttttataagtttttgtatttattaatttttatttatttctttatgataaaatgttgagatattatgatatattctaggaaagtagttgctattgtttaggattgtttcctaaactcacggcattgtttaggattgtttcctaaactcacGGTTTTCCCTTAATTAGGTTTGCTTGATGTACTATATATTGACGTGGATGAATATCAATTAGGGTTAAGCTTTTGACCCTTTAATCACACTTTACATAAAATcttttatctaaaatatttttcatgaaacaATAATTCTTtactatgattttttaaatttaaaattataaaagacttcaattcttattaaaaatattatttatattaatattttcttctgAGCTCTTTCTATCAGAACAAGTAGTGACTGTGTAGATCCCTCATTTTGGTTCTAGATGAGACTTAATTCTTTCTAGTCATCTTTCGTTCTATTTTCACCTTTTGAAAGGTGAACTGTAAAAGACAGGTGGTAAAAGAGGATATTCTGATGGCAGACTATGAGGGTAAGACACGTGGCAATGAGGTTTTGGTTTTTCTGTTGGCTGTTTTAGAGAGAGTAGTGGAGTGTCTTGGTGGTAGAAAGAGTCGGGGGTTGTTAGAGGGCAGTAGAAAATGTCCTCTGCAGGGATGGCACGTATCAGAGGGTATATTTTCCTTTTGGGGTATcttgagaaaaggaaaaagaaaagggggaaGAGGATTTTATAGGGAGGTGATAGGCTGGATCTCGAGAAGAGCTGAGGAAAAGCTGTGAAACAGAGAGAGTGAGTAGGCTGTGAGAGAGCCATTGTTGAGAGAGTAAGCAGgctatttttgagaaaaaaagagaTCAGCAAGAGAAGGGAAGCAGATTAGGAGCTCACCAGTTTTGTCCAGGTATGATTACAATATGCTTCATATTTTCCCATTTCACACCAGGTATGATACTATGCATGCTTGTGGAATCTgagaccatttttttttatgtacttTATATCTGGTTCTACTTTGGCTCCTTTGGCTCTGTTTATGAACAACTTGTGCATTTCACTTTTTTTGAATAACTTGAATATGGATCTATCACTAAATCTGATTGTTAAAGATCATGCCCCAGCTTTCTTTTGATTCCACCTTAAGGCCTACAGGAGCTACTAGCCCAGATCGTACCAGTAGGGCAACGTCCTAAGCCTTAAGGCCTACAGGACCCAAGTTCGAATCTTGGGGAGGCCACTCTATGATGCCTCTGACTGGCACAGAGCCAAATATACTCCGCGGCCCTGCCCGAATAAAAAACATATGACGTCCCAACAGTTGTGGGTCAATTTAAAAGGCAAACATCGCTCGGACCACTGTAGCGAATATGAGATGATGGAAAATCACACCTTTACACATGCATTTTTCATCAcaagattattttatttcagaTCAATCAAATAGTTACACTTGAAGGAGTCTAGGGCTCTGAGCATTGTACACTTGAAGAATGGCTTCAATAGGGCCACCACAGACTTTAAAGAGATTGGATTCCTCATTAACTAGCTGATTATAGTATAGAGAGATGAGTGTCTCCTTAAGCTTCAAATCTATTCCATATTAGGGAGTgtttttttctagaaatttttttaggtattttgagttgaaaattagatttgattgagaaattttccaacaaaatatgttgattcatttttttgttttcatgccTAGTCTTGTTCTTCATCCATTGGGATAAAAGCAAATACCTTCTTGTGTAAAAAGCAAATACCTTCTTGTATAAATATCAAGAAGAGGCTAAAATCTTGTTTGGTTCCATATGAAGATGGTGGGAGGTTAAGTTTCCTAAGGTAATAAACAAGCAAACTGGGAGAGGATTGACAAtcttgagctaggtaaaaccttgtacttgGTAAAACCTTGTGctgattattttcttcatagCAATGTTATTAAAGGCGATTGCCCAGGTTGCCTAGGCCATCAAGCCAAGTGGGACAGATGAAAGTCACTTCTTAAAGACCAGGCAAAGCAACTTCAAAGAGGCAATTGCCTTGGGATAAGGCGCAAGGCATAGAGGTTGTCGCCTTTGACCATAAGTTAAGGTTaatgtagaccctccattttgccatcctagcacatgtcctattaggtttTCATTTGATACTTTACAGCAATCCTTTTTTTTGGGGAAATCTACCCACAAATAAGAAGAATTGATTCTTGTAAGACTTTAAGAATGAAGGAAACTCTTTTGGGCGTTATTGAAGATCATTGAGACTTAAAATAGGGGTggagaagtttttgaaaaatgcgGACTCCTTGGTGATATGCAcggattgttttttttttttttaaaaaaaaaggattttttctAGTGGAGGAAACATAGAATTTGGGGAAAGGAGGAGTCCTCCACGCATTGGAACGACTGCCAAAGGCCAATGAAAATGGGGTTGGTGTTTTTGGATAAGGGcgaggtttttttaaaaaaaaaaaaaaaaaaatcactgaCGTctttaaagaaaaggaaaaagaaacagAGGAGCCAAAAAGAACTCCCAGCCCCCTTGGAGGAGATAGAACCACCATTGGAAAGTGGATCTACCACTTAAAAATCTACAGCACGCAGTCATATGAGAGAGGGGGCAGCAACcacttttggaattttttttatgtgccTCCACAAATTCCATTGTACAGACTACACGCACTTTTGAAAGGACCACCAAGCAACTGCGGGGTTAGAGAAAAAATCTTGGTGCATAGCCTATTATGCCATACATGCAGGCCACTATTTGATCTTCACGGCTACATCATTTGGAAAACACGTACATAGAAGTTTGTATTCGTCGAAAGGAGTCTCCCAAGCCATGCGCCATTGCATATATAAGGATTAATCGCACCACAATTCGAGGGGGCACCCACCAGTCTGCATCTCGCCAGGGATATATGGAACTACGAAAACAGTCTGCATGGGCATGGAAAACACACACAGTCCTTTGAGTATCCACAGCACACACCACACaaaagaatttaagaaaaaggtaagtttaaggaattttttgtttattgttttagaTTGAAAAGTTGGTTTGGCTTAATTTAGATTTCTTTCATTActttagttataaaaaaaattgactttttttgttttatttactttctattcatttttacttttttaactttaaggagtttgaattttaattttgatttaacttTGGCTCACCATGATTAGAAATGcctgaatttttgtttaatttcatATGATTCTTCATATTAGcttgaattttaatgaaagtttGAAAAGTGATAATCTTTGTTTTGATCTATTATTGATTCATTGTTttagttcaaaaaattataattttgtttaatctTCTTGATTGTGAGTCATTATGTTAGTTTACAAAGCTATAgctttgttattttaattttaattcattgcatttagtttagcaaattagaatatttaatttagtttattttctattctctaaATTCATTTGGAAGAGTTCGGTTTGATTTTCAGTTAGAGTTTTACAAATTAGTTTTGTTAATTGATtagatttctttctttctttttatgatgTTGATTCCTAGTACTAAAATCTTATTgcatttttatatgtaaaaatattggGTTATTGCTTGTTTTAAAACGTTCTTATTTCTAATGatgttaattttcaattttaaaatcttattgaAACTTTGATATGATAGATGATTagattattgtttttctttataaaaaaaagatgttATTTCTAATGATgctaattttcaattttaaaattttattgaaacttTGATGTTGGAATATTAGGTTATTGTTTGTTTCaaaaagttcttattttatgTGGTATTAATTCTTAATGTTGCATTTATATTGATTTGGAAAGTTAGATAATAAAGTTGTTGTTTTTAactgttccttttttttttatggagttattttttagttttaaaattatattgttttGGTAGATTAAATGATTAGGTTGTTATTTAGAAAGTTCTTGTTTTTAATGGTGTAAATTCCTagttctaaaattattttgatttggtAAATTATGTGATTTGGATACTTATTTAAggttctttttattttagtgATGATAATTCTTGAGTTTGAACTATCTTTTATAAAaggttttttattaaattgatattttgagttgagtcaaattttcttgttttcaaagatgaattttttCCATCATAAGTTTGGCTCCTTAATCAAAGTTAGCCAAAAAAGGAAATCCAATTTAGtttttgtcttattttcaaaacccttttaagttagaaatcaaaaaccctttttttttgtctattgaTTGGGATTTAACAAATCAttaggtggttttttttttctttgcttcccttaaaatcatttaaatcaCTAATAAAAGGTTTTAGAAAAACATTCATTCTAGCTTTAGGAAAAGAAcacattttctattaaaattatgcAACTCATTTCTTCTAAGTTGCATTTCtcctttgttggtttttttcaaaaattttgctttttttttttttttacataggTTTGGACTTGTGCTCCCAAACTAATGGAGATACACAGgtaaaacttatgaaaattgaatggggacttgatagaacccctacataagaaaatttttcaactCTTCCTTACTGTCTGTTTTCATTCAACTATTGAtcctttagttttaaaatttgttttagcaACTtcgaatatttttaaaaaatttccaaaacttttatgATTTTCCTTACTTCTTGAACTCAATTCTAAAATGCTATTTGAGTCAGAAATCTTTTCTTAAAGTCAAGTTATGATCATCTCTTTCAACATTCTCTGTTTAGGCGTACTTCTGCACACTTGAGagaacttttcaaaattaaatggtTTTCTggtctttttaatttaaatgaatattcttcccagattcttgacttcttgaaattgaattttgacacataaaatactaaaaaatatgctttctCGAGGgagatgatttttcaaagtcataCCTACTGCACTTGTTGGATTCTGGACATTTGATTAgtttgagtgttttaaaaatacttttgagtacTACTTGACCctggattcatttttttctatgatatagacactttgaaCAATGTGTGTGagttttgtatgattttatgtgatctcttatgatttgtaaaaaaattcGATTTATTCATGTTTACCTAATCTGGACTTTCTAGAACTTTTGGATGTCTTTACTACAATCTATCACTTGAATGAGTGTTTGACTTTTTGTATGTTATTCTAGACATGTAAGAGTTCTTTCTcgaaattttttgtaattaaattccgCTCcaaggtattttttttatagaaattgttttgtgatgcttCCTTTTCTAACTACATATTGATAATCTTGTACTTTGCTtgaattggttatttattttagaGACATTTGACTTACCTTGGCTGGACTTTGGCTTTGGTattgtatattagacataatgagGATGTTGTGTGATTTATATTGTCCTAATCactctagcattttttttaagaatcttATAAATCATGCATGCTATTCAGGTGTGTCTCTCCCTTTCTTATCTTTTAAAGTTATGTAAGTAGATATGCTTTGTATGTGAAGTGCCTTCATACTTGATTGTGTTTCGGATTGCTTTGACCAGTGCCTAGTtctttgaatatattaaaatgcatgttgtatgttatatatcttgttgcttaaactaattttgatttcttatgaTAGTGCCTAAGTTGCGGTTCAAGTACGCAAACTTTCATTTCTTTATGATGTTGTTTTGAATTCTTATTCGGCATGCTAGTAATGATAAAGTCTTTGAAATCACTTTAACCTACCTAAGTATCCTTAATCAATTGACTAATTGTCATACTTCCCTCAACCTAGCTAATAGAGACATTTTTAGGGTTTAAAGGGGTACTACCTATTTGAGATACAttctcaataagtaacctgatccccagacctagactcgagttttttcaaagacacttttccaaaactatagagtcacttctttagagttttctttcttgttttattttcccttttaaaataaaataaaataaatagcaactccaacttttctacaactaatttttcaccattaaAAAACAAGTCTTGCCATTGAGTGGGGACAAGTGAAAAATGTAGGTCCACAATTAAACATACTTAcattattttcattcaatttaaCATTAGATTaagatgaaatattatattatcaatcaTAGAGATAATGAGATGGAGGGTCATCAATCTAGTCTTGATAGAAATGATAAcaatttaatttcaatgatgATTATGATGATGATGCCCAAAACTTTTTTAAGATGTTCattctcttgttttcttttttattatgattttagatgtttgaaaaaatagaatatcCATTTAGACAAGATGAATATCTCTAATATGATGTTTCTTATGATGTGgggtataatatttaacactttgaataattatttctattttgtcAATTTTATAAGACATTATGagcaatgaaaaataaataatattgattgTTGAAAACAACGCTTATATTGATTAAGTATCAAAtaggtaaatatatgtatattttttattgttttattataattagGATTTCGCTTTGTTTTTCACCTTTCGCTTTTGACAACATTACTTCATAGTGAATATTGCAATTATGATTaacccatgttttttttttctctttggaaaTTTTCCATATTATATCACTGTGTCTatgtctctcttttattttctaaatttatggTTTGATTCCATTTATAGCATGAATTTTAGATTTGTGGACCATGTTTTAAAAGGTATTGAGGGTTATGCACTCAGGCTCACCTCAAGGCAATTGAGGTgattgaggcttaagcctcacccTATCAAGGCTTATAGCTTTGAGGATATAGCCTCAAGGCTGCTGGGACCTAATCCTCAAATACCCAAAGGGTTTTTggtatttattttataagagaCTTAAGTCTTTATTTAATAAGTTTGAATATGATCTACTTCAGCAATTACAAAATACCTTGAGGTCATTTGAGACTTTAAAGCCTTTGCCTGTTTCTCTAAATCTTTAAGCCTACCAGCCCGATTATTAGCATGCTCTTTGATTGACTTCTCAAGCAGTGACTCTATTTACACAGTTTTCAAGCAGAAGTTGCTTTCTTAGCAGCTGACTTTGATTCCCCAAGCTCCTGCTCAATCCTTTTAACCAGTTCACTGAGCTACATTgcaagcaaaaataaaattagagagGATAGAATCATATTACATGAGAAGAGGCAGCCTGATGGTAACACCAAAGCTTCCTCCTAGACATTTTATGTGAGAAAGGAAAGGCCATAAACCTTAGATGCTCATTTTGCTCAGCCTTGTTCTGAAATAATGAAAGGTCATATGACTTAAGTTCCAACTGCGCTTTAAGGTCCATGAACCTTTTCTGAAGAGGCACGAGGTCGGAGATCTGCAATGTCAACCAAGAAATAgacaaaaacataaaactagTATTGGAGAAGACTGATTTTATTCAAATCTCAATGAATACATCTAAAGAGAAAACATACACTTGCAATAATAAAAACCATTTATCTtcaaatgattgacaaataattaaaagatagaTGTCAAGTTTGTTCTCAAAGTTCCAAATATGCACtgaataagtaaaaataaaatgaagtacaACATTGAATAAAATCTCCAAAGCTGATAATAGTCATGCAACCACAATACAATCTACTTTCAATAAGAAACTTTATATAACATTGGACTTGATCATAACCTATTAGAGACAAACAATAGGGAACAGTGCCCCTAACTGTTTATGAACTTCAGAAGCTAGCAACCCTATCAGATAACCTGAATGTTTATTTATCAGTAACCATAaagtgcaaaaataaaataaggttcATATAAAGATagcatttttaaaagaaaacagaaaacatcTTCCCATTGTCATGTTGAATtgagataaaaatcaaaactttgCAAAGTAATCATCATTTTACTAAAAGTTTTTTTCACTTTATGAACATGAACACAACGACCCTGCTGAAGAAAACTTAtaagatattaatattttgaaaacatatgTATGGTGGACAATGTTAAAGTCACAAATCATGTGAAGGACTATTAGGTTAACTCAAATAAATACTTCTTATTAAAAGAAGATGCAAGCACATACATACACCATTAGCATATTGAAAAGaagttttatttgaataaaacgCATGAAGAtttttactttctatttttttttaatcccaaaTACTTCATTTTTCAGGAAATAAAGGCTGTTCAAAGTTGACCTTTGCTTCAATTTCTGATAACTTTTGTTGATGAATTCAAAGTTTTGATTTAGCCTCTGCCAAAGCATGAAGTTGCCTTAATAGATTACCACCACCTCTAAAACaataaattgttaatttaaaaggTTATTTTACTAAAGTTGATTTGAACCTTGAGAGCATCTTCTAATGTAGGTATGGTAGTACAAATGGCCTTTTTCCAACATACTTGAAACATATGTATgcatacaaaaattaaataaaaagaataaccaaaaGAACTGCAAAATTACtcaattttgtatttatatgtTCTTACAAACAATAAGCAATTGAAATGACAGGTAACTACACCCCCTGAAAGAATGTTAACTAGATAGAAAATAAGCAGGCAGGTGGTTTACTTGCGACTACCACCAGTCAGAAGACCACTTGGTTGAAATATATCACCATCAAGAGTAACACTTGGAGTGGAAATATCCCTGTCAAAAGCAACCTGTCGACCATTCATTTCAATACAAATTAGCTTTGgctaaatcaaaaataaaatttatcatataattCACACTATGACCAGTttgcatataaataaaaagcaataagaAAGCAATGAATGTTTTAGAGCTGAAAATAATACCCTGGACTTGGGACCACCTGATTCGATCAGGTTTACGTCCATCCCTTTGAGTAAAACAGGTTAACTAATTATAGACATGTCCGGTTAGAGGTTAGCCTCTAACACCAGATAAATTCATACCCAAGCTGAAGTTCTTCGACTAGGTTATAAACAGGACATGCTTTGGTCAGATAGTGTTAGAGAACATGCAGATATGGGGCTGCACATCCATGAATGAGAGAGGGTGTAAGAGAGCATGTTTATTTACCCAATTTATTGAGCTCAAAGGAGGTTGTTCACAATTTGTTTGCCTATGGACTCGTCTATTTCTCCATGTATAGGAATAGGGCCACACATGAAAGAGGATGCTAGAACACATACAGGTATGGGGCCTCTCATGTGGCCTGCGGGCCTATTCGTCTCTCCATGCGTGGGTATGAGGCTACACATGAAGTAAGGTATTGGAGAACATAGTGGAATGGGGCTGCACATCCCCCATGGTTTGTCTATCTCTCTTCATACAAATATGAGGTCACACATGAGAAAGGTCTTAGAAAGCATATACTTATAGGGCCACACACACCCACAACCATTAGGAGAATTGGTTGTCCAAAGAAGTAGTTTTAGACCACTACTCTATCAATTACCAACTCTAGATATAAATCCAAATCATTATGCGTTTGTTACATATCATACACTTGAAAATCACTgcagaaaacaaacaaaatggaCTGAAAAGATATTCCCAATTCTTATTTCAGTCAAACAATAATTTAGTAAATCATTGATGATACAAATAAACCAACAATACTAATTTGATgatacaaaaacataatatcttttaccaatgattttgaagactatACACTAAAGGAAATGTGTAATAGAAGTTCAACTTTCAAAAGAactaaaattttccaaattctttGAAGTCAATTGGTATAGAAAACCCAAAGACTTAACTTTAATTGGCATAACCATCTATTTtcttaagcaaaaagcaactaaactTGGCCATGCAGAGATTTAGAGTTTGGTTTATCCGATTACTATTAAAGAGCAATTCCATTGTAAGTATCTATTTGGATCATTAATGGTTTTGATTGACACTACCATCATGGTCCTAGCTTTTCCCTAAGGGGCCATTTAGATGAGAGGTGCAAAAGAAGGGATTTCAAGATAAATAGAATTTGGCATTATCTTCTTCGAAATCCATAGATCTTAGTATTTAAAACAAAGATATAGAGCCATAGACGATTACCCCACCCACCATTTTTGCTAAACCATCACTATAGCCACCAACACTCCTATCACTATGCCATCTTCACCACTACTTATGTAACCACCACCACTAACACATTAGCTTTATTACCAAATCATGCCACCCCACtgtgtcatttttattttgtttgataaccaaggaaccttccatgaccaagcccttaggactctccatggggacccatTGTGTCATTGCCATGACAACAGATCAATAATACCACTCCCATGAAAATGACTTTCATACCATATTTATTATCATCTTTATTACAACCTACTCATATGGTAAGGGATTGTTGgatgtgaaaagaaaaaaaccaaataaaaagacatttttacttattttattcattagtaTCTTTTTTACATCCAATAACCACCTGctattgtagaccctccattttacTCTCTTatcacatgtcctattaggttttcgttcgatactttacaacaattccctgatggcccattactactcatatAGCTTATCTTTTctgagccaccttggagactttggttgagagCTTTATCTGGCTCCTCATTATGACCTTAGTTGTTCTTCGAGTTTAGATTAGACTTcatttaggtgcactttaggttagactcagttaggcaccaccttaggcccatttaggtacattTGGCcaattaggcaccaccttaggcctatctaggttcacttaggtccatttaggtacacttggcctaTTAGGCATTcttagcgtgacttgtatggTTGCATGGCTTGTATGCCTAACATGCCTTGCATGgctcatttatctcatttatctatttatttgtttgtttatttattttttattattatcaatcacccatttttatttacttatttatttactattacttatttatttgtttattatcttgctatttattcatttatttattattatcatcttaTCATTCTTCTAGAaaatctttattcatttatctgatttaataatttgatgctTTCAAAGGAAAATCTACCAATGgagaagtttttggaaaatgtgggaCTCTTTAGGTGATATGCATGGattgatttttggaaattcaaaaaGGATTTCTCTGGTGAATGAGACGTAGAATTCGAAAAGAGGAGTCCTCAGGTGGAACGGTTACCAATTGCTATAAAAAGCACACGCGGGTGGTTTGAATGGGGGGATTCTGAGATTGTCTTTGTAGGGAAAGAAAGGAAGCATGACAAAGCTAAGTAAGAGATCTGAGACGATATACCAGTGGGGATTTTCTTACCAGGGAGGAGCATTTCTAGGTACGCTTTCTATAGACCCTTCCTTCATTCTCGTTATCTTCTTGTTATGTATTGATCTTTGAGGGATTTTGGGTTTTGTCTGGATGCTTAGGTGTACAATGACAGAGGTTATATGTTTGTTTGCATTGGTACTTGATTGCTTCTATAGATGTCATTGATTTCTCCCTTAGGAGTTCTCTAGTTTTGATTTAGGGCTGAAAGGTTctacctttatttatttactgtGCATTACATGAGAATTGTGGCTGTATTTGTTTGCTAGAATCTGCTCATACTCCCCTCACCAACCTAAGCCCATGGAATAAAATGCGAAATGTGGCTTCcgttggaattttttttttttccatgctCCATTTCTAGTCGTCCTCTGTTTTATGTGGATATTTCGAGTATTTCCAGTCATGTATGCGTCCTTGATCGATGGCGTTAGAGAATGG
It encodes:
- the LOC117933257 gene encoding receptor-like protein EIX2, encoding MQYLNLSKANFSQTVPTQLGNLSNLLSLDLSGSYYELNSGNLEWLSRLSSLRLLDLSSVDLSEAIHWSQAINKLPSLIHLDLQNCGLPLIPPLTIPSLSHVNSSVPLVFLDLSWNDLTSSIYPWLLNFSTTLLHLDLSFNDLNGSIPEYAFGNMSSLEYLDLSRNQMWGSIPDTVGKMVLLSHLDLSDNQLWGSIPDTVGKMVLLSHLDLSYNQLQGSIPDTVGKMVLLSHLDLSCNQL